The sequence below is a genomic window from Chloroflexota bacterium.
CGGTGTTGGTCTGGCAGAAGGCCAGGCTCAGGCTGGCGGTGTCCTGCACTGCTCCCGAGCTGTCCACGATGGCGATCCCGATCACGTCGGTGGGCTTGCCGTGGCGGAAGCTGACCAGGATCCACGGCTCGCCGCTGTTGACCGCCCCGCTGTCATCGCACGTGGAGCCAGAGGGCTCGTCGTCGCACGCTTCGGCACGAGCGAGGAACCCGTCGGGGAATGTCGGCTCGGCCCCGGATGGAATGGCCGAGGGCGCGGCGGTCGTCGTGGGTGTCGCCGCGACGCTCGGCTCCGGGGAGGTCGGCTCCGGCGTCGACGTGGCAACCAGGGGGGTGGCTGACGGGGATGCCTCTGCCGTCGGGCCCGCATCGAAGACTCCGCCCAGGATGGCACCGCCCAGCAGGGCCAGAATCCCGAGCCCCAGGAACACGACGAAGACGAGGCCGCTTACGCCGCCACTGGCCTCCGGCGGCTGGGCGGGACGATAGGGGGGCGGAGGGGGTGGCGGAACAACAGGTGGCGGAGGGGCTGGCTCGCCGGCCGCCGACGCGGCAATGGCCGCCGAGGTCGTCGCCGGTGCCGCGGTGGCCCGACTCCGTTTCCGCGGCGCAGGACCGGCCGCCGCGGGGCTCGCGGCTGCGGTCTCGTCAGCGGGCGGCGGAGGCCTGGCTGCAAGGCCAGGCTCGGCGGGCCACGAGGGCTCGGGGGGAGCCTCGTCCGCCTCGGACAGGTTGTCGACGCGCGAACCAGCGGCTGCCCCGGCAGTGGCAGCCGCCTGGGCTGCTTGATCTTCGGGCTCCGGTTCGAAACGCTCCGTGGGGCCGGACCACGGGGCACCGGGCTCGTCGACCTCGTGCCCACGACGGAACACGTCGGAGCCCTGGCCTCCGACCGGATCTCGGAAGCCGACCTGCAGCGCCGCTCCACACTCGTTGCAGAACGGAGCCGGCGGCGTCCAGCGACCGCAGGTGGGGCACAGCACGTCGCCACGCACGTCAGGCATCGGCGCGCATTGTGCCCTGTAGGGTCACCTCAGCGCCAGCCTGGGGTCGGTATTCTCAGCCGTCATGCGGCGCGTGAACGTGATGGGAACCAGCGGCTCGGGCAAGACGACCTACGGCGCCGAGCTTGCTCGGCGGCTCGGGGTTCCGCACGTCGAGCTCGACGCGCTGTCCTGGGAAGCCAACTGGGTCTCCGTGGCGCCGGAGGTGCTCCGCGAGCGGGTGGCCCGGGCCGTAGCGGCCGACGAGTGGATCGTGGACGGCAACTACAGCGCGACGCGGGACCTGGCCCTGGGGCGGGCCGACACCGTGGTCTGGCTCGACTTTCCGTTTGCGCTCGTCATGTGGCGAGTGATCGCCCGCACCCTGCGCCGCATCGTGCGGGGCGAGGTCCTCTGGAGCGGCAACCGGGAGAGCCTGCGCAAGGCCCTGAGCCGCGACTCGATCATTCTTTGGGCGATGACCACGTACTGGCGTCGACGGCGCGACTACCCGCGCCTGTTCCGTCAATACCCGGGCATGCGCTTCGTCCGGCTCCGCTCGCCGACCCAGGCCCGCCGGTTCCTGGAGGCTATTGCACCCCCGGCGCGGGCTGCGACGTCTGTTCCACGCAGTCGACCTGGGCGGCCACCGGGAGGCAGTCCTGCTGGAGGAGCCACGACGTCAGGAGCACCAGGCCGGCAATGACGAAGATCGTCGCGGCCATGGTCAAAATCACCCCACGCCAGGTCGGCTCGGTGTACCCGCTGTCCACGCCCCGATCTTAGGCCCCGGGACGCTTCCACTGGGTGCCAT
It includes:
- a CDS encoding adenylate kinase, which encodes MRRVNVMGTSGSGKTTYGAELARRLGVPHVELDALSWEANWVSVAPEVLRERVARAVAADEWIVDGNYSATRDLALGRADTVVWLDFPFALVMWRVIARTLRRIVRGEVLWSGNRESLRKALSRDSIILWAMTTYWRRRRDYPRLFRQYPGMRFVRLRSPTQARRFLEAIAPPARAATSVPRSRPGRPPGGSPAGGATTSGAPGRQ